From Algoriphagus sp. NG3, the proteins below share one genomic window:
- the aspS gene encoding aspartate--tRNA ligase — protein MLRTHTCGELRLDHINQEVTLAGWVQRVRNKGGLIWVDLRDRYGLTQLIFEEDSSEKALLEKASELGREFVVQATGKVIERTSKNDKIPTGSIEIKVAALEVLNAAKVPPFIIEDETDGGDELRMKYRYLDLRRNVVREKLQLRHKMMQETRKYMDAQDFIEVETPVLIKSTPEGARDFVVPSRTNPGEFYALPQSPQTFKQLLMVSGFDRYFQIVKCFRDEDLRADRQPEFTQIDCEMAFVDQEDILSTFEGLTKHLFSTVKGVELEEVQRMTFADATRLYGNDKPDLRFEMKFVELNHLAQGKGFSIFDNAELVVGICAKGAAEYTRKQLDALTDWVKRPQIGAKGMVYAKYNADGTIKSTVDKFYSADDLQDWADAFGATQGDLMLILSGEANKVRKQLSELRLKMGEDLGLRDRTVFKPLWVMDFPLLEWDEETNRFHAMHHPFTSPKKEDIPLLDSDPGAVRANAYDLVINGVEIGGGSIRIHDRATQQLMFKHLGFSEEEAQKQFGFLMEAFEYGAPPHGGIAFGFDRLCAIFGGSDSIRDYIAFPKNNSGRDVMIDSPSSIADEQLTELSIQLAVKK, from the coding sequence ATGCTGAGAACGCATACTTGTGGCGAACTTCGCCTTGATCACATCAATCAGGAAGTAACACTTGCCGGCTGGGTACAGCGTGTAAGAAACAAAGGAGGGTTAATCTGGGTTGATCTTCGCGATCGATACGGCCTGACTCAATTGATTTTTGAAGAAGATTCCAGTGAAAAAGCGTTGTTGGAAAAAGCGTCTGAGCTTGGTCGTGAGTTTGTAGTACAGGCAACTGGGAAGGTGATCGAGCGGACCTCTAAAAATGATAAAATCCCCACTGGTTCCATAGAAATAAAGGTTGCCGCATTGGAGGTGTTAAATGCCGCAAAAGTTCCACCGTTTATCATAGAAGATGAGACAGACGGGGGCGATGAACTCCGTATGAAATACAGGTATTTGGATTTGCGCAGAAATGTAGTCCGCGAGAAGCTGCAGCTACGTCATAAGATGATGCAGGAGACGCGCAAGTACATGGACGCGCAGGATTTCATCGAGGTGGAAACCCCTGTTTTGATCAAATCCACTCCTGAGGGAGCCCGTGACTTCGTCGTGCCTAGCCGAACCAATCCGGGTGAATTCTATGCCCTACCACAATCTCCCCAAACCTTCAAGCAATTGCTGATGGTATCTGGCTTCGATAGATATTTCCAGATTGTAAAATGCTTCCGTGATGAGGATCTCAGAGCGGATCGTCAGCCTGAGTTTACCCAGATTGACTGCGAAATGGCTTTTGTGGACCAAGAGGATATTTTGTCCACCTTTGAGGGGCTTACCAAGCATCTTTTTTCAACCGTCAAAGGAGTGGAGCTGGAAGAAGTGCAGCGCATGACCTTTGCAGATGCCACGCGATTGTATGGTAACGATAAGCCGGATCTTCGTTTTGAAATGAAATTCGTTGAGCTGAACCACCTTGCCCAAGGCAAGGGATTCAGCATTTTTGATAATGCGGAATTGGTAGTAGGTATCTGTGCCAAAGGCGCTGCGGAATATACCCGTAAACAACTGGATGCGCTGACTGACTGGGTGAAACGCCCTCAGATCGGAGCAAAAGGCATGGTTTACGCCAAATACAATGCAGACGGTACTATCAAATCCACTGTGGATAAGTTCTATTCTGCTGATGATCTTCAGGATTGGGCAGATGCCTTCGGAGCTACTCAAGGGGATTTGATGTTGATCCTAAGCGGAGAGGCTAATAAGGTAAGGAAGCAACTATCCGAGCTTAGGCTGAAGATGGGGGAAGATCTCGGACTGAGGGACAGGACTGTATTCAAGCCTCTGTGGGTCATGGATTTTCCACTGCTGGAATGGGATGAGGAAACTAACCGCTTCCATGCGATGCATCATCCATTTACTTCTCCGAAGAAGGAGGATATTCCTTTGCTGGATTCGGATCCCGGAGCGGTAAGAGCCAATGCCTATGACTTGGTCATCAACGGTGTGGAAATTGGAGGAGGTTCTATCCGTATCCACGATAGGGCCACCCAGCAATTGATGTTCAAGCACCTGGGATTTTCGGAAGAAGAGGCACAAAAGCAGTTTGGATTCCTTATGGAAGCCTTCGAATACGGAGCACCACCGCACGGAGGAATCGCCTTTGGATTTGATAGACTGTGCGCAATATTCGGTGGATCAGATTCCATCCGGGATTACATAGCTTTCCCGAAAAACAATTCCGGAAGAGATGTGATGATCGATTCCCCAAGCAGCATTGCTGATGAGCAGTTGACTGAGCTTTCTATTCAGCTGGCGGTGAAGAAGTAA